One Synechococcus sp. JA-2-3B'a(2-13) genomic window carries:
- a CDS encoding ABA4-like family protein, with translation MLEMIFNGANWFALPFWALMILLPGWKVTRKVMESLLPIALLAAVYLYLLVTGFNADVLKEFSNPQLSLTSLTGLFSQPSVMATGWVHYIVMDLFVGRWIFLEGWDKRVWTTHSLILCLFAGPVGLLSHLLTVAIVQATRQNRPSVAQPEKGSEVPQESI, from the coding sequence ATGCTGGAGATGATCTTTAACGGGGCTAACTGGTTTGCTCTGCCCTTTTGGGCCTTGATGATTCTGCTGCCGGGTTGGAAGGTAACCCGCAAAGTGATGGAATCGCTTTTGCCCATCGCTCTTTTGGCGGCGGTTTATTTGTATCTTTTGGTCACCGGGTTTAATGCCGATGTTCTCAAGGAATTTTCCAACCCTCAACTGTCTCTGACCAGCTTAACTGGCCTATTCAGTCAACCCTCTGTTATGGCGACGGGATGGGTCCACTACATCGTCATGGATTTGTTTGTGGGCCGCTGGATCTTCTTGGAAGGGTGGGATAAGCGAGTATGGACAACCCATTCCCTGATTTTGTGCTTGTTTGCTGGGCCTGTGGGTCTGCTCTCCCATTTGCTTACGGTGGCGATTGTACAAGCAACTCGCCAGAACCGGCCCAGTGTTGCTCAACCTGAAAAAGGCTCAGAAGTGCCGCAAGAATCCATCTAG
- a CDS encoding sulfiredoxin, with protein sequence MAQIREIPLAQIRRPLPRQTDPDKVQALMASIEAVGLQEPIEVLEVEGEYYGFSGCHRYEAFVRLGKERIPCRVRKAPRAVLRLHLA encoded by the coding sequence ATGGCGCAGATTCGCGAGATTCCCCTTGCCCAAATTCGCCGCCCTTTGCCGCGGCAAACGGATCCGGATAAGGTGCAGGCGCTGATGGCTTCCATTGAAGCAGTCGGCCTACAGGAGCCCATTGAGGTTTTGGAAGTGGAAGGGGAGTATTATGGGTTCTCCGGCTGCCATCGCTACGAGGCATTTGTCCGCTTGGGCAAGGAGCGGATCCCCTGCCGGGTGCGAAAAGCGCCACGTGCTGTTTTGAGGCTACACCTGGCCTGA